A window of Solea senegalensis isolate Sse05_10M linkage group LG20, IFAPA_SoseM_1, whole genome shotgun sequence contains these coding sequences:
- the LOC122786002 gene encoding oocyte zinc finger protein XlCOF22-like, whose protein sequence is MEMLKIEQVIVGSEVKSTSTEIKSEPVVIPLQPNHQHEGLQCFQCLITFSDFKAKERHMKKTHREQYKNHLQQVNTLFTCYRCDKCFSSSEELSEHQATHISGEKPFLCIYCQKSFHTFTEVNKHRGNECKERQYPCRDCVAVFPSRPRLRRHRKAVHLELPEEPDEIYTYQCYKCCRGFQTEEQLLQHLERFPNDVDCETKLPGKKRGRKPKNTAQGGVVDVKKIKQEEETGEFEGYDESPTEGCHSKEKQTQLKIPCPETACDLEFPSVAALRAHKREKHGPPCKT, encoded by the exons ATGGAAATGTTAAAGATAGAGCAAGTCATTGTTGGGAGTGAGGTGAAATCCACTTCAACGGAGATCAAGTCTGAGCCTGTGGTTATACCACTGCAACCAA ATCATCAGCATGAGGGTCTGCAGTGTTTCCAGTGCCTAATCACCTTCTCTGACTTCAAAGCCAAGGAGAGACACATGAAGAAAACTCATCGGGAACAGTACAAAAACCACCTGCAGCAG GTTAATACACTCTTTACTTGTTACCGGTGTGACAAGTGCTTCTCCTCCTCGGAGGAGCTCAGTGAACACCAGGCCACTCATATCTCAGGGGAGAAGCCCTTCCTCTGCATTTACTGCCAGAAAAGCTTCCATACCTTCACTGAG gtgaacaaacacagaggaaatgaatgcaaagaaCGACAGTATCCCTGCAGGGACTGTGTCGCCGTGTTCCCCAGTCGTCCACGACTTCGCAGGCATCGCAAAGCCGTGCACCTCGAGCTACCGGAGGAGCCTGATGAAATCTACACCTACCAATGCTACAAATGTTGTCGTGGTTTTCAGACCGAAGAACAGCTCCTGCAGCACCTTGAGAGATTTCCTAATGATGTAGACTGTGAAACTAAGTTGCCAGGTAAAAAACGTGGCCGTAAACCTAAGAACACAGCTCAAGGAGGGGTAGTTGATGTCAAGAAGATCaaacaagaggaagaaacagGGGAATTTGAAGGATATGATGAGTCTCCGACAGAGGGATGCCACTCTAAGGAGAAGCAAACGCAGCTAAAGATCCCTTGTCCTGAAACAGCTTGTGACCTCGAATTCCCTTCTGTTGCAGCCCTACGGgcacacaagagagagaaacatggtCCTCCTTGCAAGACTTAG
- the ndufv1 gene encoding NADH dehydrogenase [ubiquinone] flavoprotein 1, mitochondrial: protein MLSLSRAVVSGVARAPAAITQGGVTALTRFNSTAQSAPKKTTYGGLADEDRIFTNLYGRHEWRLNGALKRGDWYKTKEILLKGVDWILNEIKISGLRGRGGAGFPTGMKWGFMNKPSDGRPKYLVVNADEGEPGTCKDREIMRHDPHKLVEGCLIAGRAMGARAAYIYIRGEFYNESSNLQVAINEAYAAGLIGKNACGSGYDFDVFVMRGAGAYICGEETALIESLEGKQGKPRLKPPFPADVGVFGCPTTVANVETVSVAPTICRRGGSWFVGFGRERNSGTKLFNISGHVNHPCTVEEEMSIPLKDLIERHAGGVRGGWDNLLAVIPGGSSTPLIPKSVCEEVLMDFDGLVQAQTGLGTAALIVMDKSTDVIRAIARLIEFYKHESCGQCTPCREGVDWMNNMMWRFVRGDARSAEIDMIWELSKQIEGHTICALGDGAAWPVQGLIRHLRPVMESRIAEYHQQQQQQQQQQARA from the exons ATGTTGTCCCTCTCTCGTGCTGTGGTGAGCGGTGTGGCTAGAGCCCCAGCTGCCATCACTCAAGGTGGAGTGACCGCTTTAACTCGATtcaacagcacagcacag AGTGCTCCAAAGAAAACCACATATGGTGGACTGGCAGATGAAGACCGAATTTTCACAAACCTTTATGGCCGTCATGAGTGGAG GTTGAATGGAGCTTTGAAGCGTGGCGACTGGTACAAAACCAAGGAGATCCTTCTGAAGGGTGTTGACTGGATCCTCAATGAGATTAAGATCTCTGGTCTGCGTGGGAGAGGTGGAGCTGGTTTCCCTACAGGCATGAAATGGGGCTTTATGAACAAGCCCAGTGACGGCAG GCCAAAGTATCTGGTGGTGAATGCAGATGAAGGAGAGCCTGGCACCTGTAAGGACAGGGAAATCATGAGGCATGACCCACACAAGCTGGTGGAAGGCTGTCTGATTGCTGGGAGGGCCATGGGGGCACGTGCCGCCTATATCTATATCAGAGGAGAGTTTTACAATGAGTCATCCAACCTGCAG GTTGCTATCAATGAAGCATATGCTGCTGGGCTGATTGGAAAGAACGCCTGTGGCTCTGGTTATGACtttgatgtgtttgtgatgcGTGGCGCTGGAGCATATATCTGCGGAGAGGAAACTGCTCTTATTGAGTCCCTAGAGGGAAAGCAAGGGAAGCCCCGTCTGAAGCCTCCATTTCCTGCTGATGTGG GGGTGTTTGGTTGCCCAACAACTGTTGCTAATGTGGAGACGGTATCTGTGGCGCCCACCATTTGTCGCCGTGGAGGCTCATGGTTTGTGGGCTttggcagagagagaaactcGGGCACAAAGCTCTTCAACATCTCAGGCCATGTTAATCACCCCTGcactgtggaggaggaaatgtcCATCCCTCTGAAGGACCTCATTGAGAGGCATGCAG GTGGAGTTCGTGGTGGGTGGGACAACCTGTTGGCTGTAATTCCTGGTGGCTCCTCAACACCACTCATTCctaagagtgtgtgtgaagaggtGCTGATGGACTTTGACGGCCTCGTTCAAGCTCAGACTGGGCTTGGCACAGCGGCTCTTATTGTCATGGACAAATCT ACTGACGTTATCCGAGCCATTGCACGTCTGATAGAGTTCTACAAACATGAGAGCTGTGGCCAGTGCACTCCATGCAGAGAAG GGGTGGACTGGATGAACAATATGATGTGGCGTTTTGTACGTGGTGATGCACGGTCAGCAGAGATCGACATGATTTGGGAGCTCAGTAAGCAGATCGAGGGTCACACCATTTGTGCCCTGGGAGATGGCGCGGCTTGGCCAGTGCAG GGGTTAATCAGACACTTGAGGCCAGTGATGGAAAGTCGAATCGCTGAatatcatcagcagcagcagcagcagcagcagcagcaggccagggcttaa